AGCTGAGCGTGCCGGTCAGGCAGCTCTGGAATACGGTCTGAAAAACCTCGACGTGTTTGTGAAAGGCCCGGGACCGGGTCGTGAGTCAGCAGTCCGTGCACTGAACGGCTGTGGCTACAAAATCACAAACATCACGGACGTGACCCCGATTCCGCACAACGGTTGTCGTCCGCCGAAGAAGCGTCGCGTTTAATCTGGAGACGGTAATATGGCTCGTTATCTTGGACCAAAGTGCAAGCTGTCCCGTCGTGAAGGCACCGATCTCTTCCTGAAGAGTGGTGTCCGCGCGCTTGACAGCAAGTGCAAAGCAGAAACAGTACCCGGTGTTCACGGTGCCCGTCGCGGTCGCCTGTCTGAATACGGTCTGCAGCTGCGTGAAAAGCAAAAAGTACGTCGCATTTACGGCGTGCTGGAACGTCAGTTCCGTGGTTATTACAAAGAAGCAGCACGCCGCAAGGGTGCTACAGGTGAAAACCTGCTTCAGCTTCTCGAAGGCCGTCTGGACAACGTTGTATACCGCATGGGTTATGGTTCTACCCGTGCTGAAGCACGTCAGGTTGTGTCTCACCGTCAGATCACTGTCAATGGTCAGGTAGTTAATATTCCTTCCTACCAGGTACAGGCTGGCGACGTAGTAGCAGTTCGCGAAAAAGCCAAAAACCAGCTGCGTATCAAACACGCACTGGATCTGGCTGCTCAGCGTGCTCCCGTTGAATGGATTGAAGTTGATGCTTCGAAGATGGAAGGTACTTTCAAGTCCCTGCCGGAACGTAGCGATCTTTCAGCCGACATCAACGAGCACCTGATCGTCGAGCTCTACTCGAAGTAATTCTTGAACTCTTGACTGGTGGAACTATGCAGCGTTCAGTAAACGAGTTTCTTTACCCGCGTCACATTGACGTGCAGGAGATTAGCAAAACCCGCGCCAAGGTGACTCTTGAGCCACTGGAGCGAGGGTTCGGCCATACCCTGGGCAATGCGCTGCGCCGTATCCTGCTCTCTTCCATGCCGGGTTGTGCAATTTCGGAAGTTGAGATTGAGGGTGTGTTGCACGAGTACAGCAGCATAGAAGGGGTGCAGGAGGATGTCATCGAGATCCTGCTGAACCTCAAAGGTGTTGCCATTGCTCTGCACAACGGTGATGAGGCGCTTCTGACACTCTCCAAGTCAGAGGCAGGTTCTGTCACGGCTGGCGATATTCAGCTGACTCAGGACGTTGAAATTGCCAATCCCGAACATGTGATTGCTCACCTGAATCCGGGTGCTGCACTGAACATGCAGCTGCGCGTGACACGCGGCCGTGGCTATGTGCCGGCTGACTCACGTAACAGCGACGAGGATGAAACTCGTGCCATCGGACGTCTGCAGCTGGATGCCAGCTACAGCCCTGTTCTGCGCGTGTCCTATGCAGTTGAAAGTGCACGTGTAGAACAGCGCACCGACCTGGACAAGCTCGTGATCGATATTGAATCCAACGGTACTATCGATCCGGAAGAGTGCATCCGTCGTGCGGCTACCATACTGCAGCAGCAGCTGGTCGTGTTTGTTGATCTGGAAGACGCGGGTGAACAGACTCGCGCCGAGCCGAATGAGCCGGAGATTGATCCTGTTCTTCTGCGCCCGGTCGACGACCTGGAGCTGACTGTACGTTCCGCGAACTGTCTGAAAGCAGAGCAGATCTATTATATTGGTGATCTGATCCAGCGCACCGAAGTAGAGCTGCTGAAGACTCCTAACTTGGGCAAGAAGTCTCTGACCGAGATCAAAGATGTGCTGGCATCTAAAGGTCTGTCGCTTGGCATGCGTCTGGAAAACTGGCCCCCGGCCAGTCTGAAAGGCGATGACAAGGTTGCCTCTTGAGTCTGACTTCTAACCCTAAGCTGCAAAGGATTTAGAAAATGCGTCATCGTAAATCTGGTCGACACTTAAATCGTACAAGTGCTCACCGCAAAGCGATGTTCAAAAATATGGCAGTGTCTCTGTTCGAACACGAACTGATCAAGACTACTCTGCCTAAAGCTAAAGAACTGCGCCGCTTTGCTGAGCCGCTGATCACTCTGGCCAAGATCGATTCGGTTGCTAACCGTCGTCTGGCGTTCTCCCGTACCCGCAGCAACGATGCTGTAGGTAAACTGTTCAACGAACTGGGTCCGCGTTACGCGGCTCGTCCCGGTGGCTATATCCGCATTCTCAAGTGCGGATACCGTGCCGGCGACAAGGCTCCAATGGCCTACGTTGAACTGGTAGATCGTCCGGTTGGTCAGACTGTTGCAGATGAGAGTGCAGAAGATTAATACTCTTCTGAACTGTTAAAAAAACCCGGTGCCTTTGGTTACCGGGTTTTTTTTCGCCTGTAATTTGGTGAAGGCGGGCTGTAGTGTTGGTGACAGCCCGCACAAGGTCAGACAGATTTCAACATGGGTTTCAGGAAGCGTCCGGTATGTGACTGTGGCACGTTTGCAACGGTCTCAGGTGTGCCGGTGGCAATGATTTCGCCACCACCGCTGCCACCTTCCGGGCCCAGGTCTATGATCCAGTCGGCGGTCTTGATTACGTCCAGGTTGTGTTCAATCACGACGATGGTATTGCCGTGATCCCGCAGGCGATCAAGGACATTGAGCAGTTGCTGTATGTCATAGAAATGCAGCCCGGTGGTGGGCTCGTCAAGAATATACAGGGTCTTGCCGGTGTCCCGCTTACTCAATTCTCGCGCCAGTTTGACACGTTGTGCTTCGCCGCCCGAAAGTGTCGTCGCTGCCTGTCCGAGACGAATATAGCTGAGGCCGACATCGATCAGGGTTTGCAGCCGTCGTGCCAGCGCTGGTATGGCGTCGAAGAATTCACGCGCATCCTCAACCGTCAGCTGTAATACCTCATCGATGCTCTTGCCCTTGTACTTCACTTCCAGGGTTTCACGGTTATAGCGCTTGCCCTTGCAGATATCGCAGGGCACATAGATGTCCGGCAGGAAGTGCATCTCCACCTTGATTACGCCGTCCCCCTGGCAGGCTTCACAGCGGCCACCCTTTACATTGAAGCTGAAACGTCCCGGTTTGTAGCCGCGTGAGCGTGCTTCCTGGGTCCCGGAAAAGAGTTCACGGATCGGTGTAAAAATACCGGTATAGGTCGCGGGGTTGGAGCGTGGAGTGCGTCCAATCGGACTCTGGTCTATATCGATGACCTTGTCAAACAGATCCAATCCTTCAATCCGCTCATAAGGTGCCGCGTCCAGCGTTGTCGCATGATTAAGTGCCGTGGCGGCAACCGGGTACAACGTGTTGTTGATCAATGTGGATTTGCCGGAACCCGACACGCCGGTCACACAGGTCATCAGTCCAACAGGAATTTCGAGCGTCACCTTCTGCAGGTTGTTGCCGCTGGCGCCTATCAGACGCAGTATCCTGTCACTGTCCACCGGCTTGCGTTGTTCCGGTATCGCAATCGACCGTTTGCCGGACAGATACTGGCCTGTGATCGATTCGGGATTGTCCATAATGGTCTGGGGCAGGCCCGCGGCGATGACACGCCCGCCATGTACGCCGGCTCCGGGGCCGATATCAATCAGATAATCCGCCATGCGGATGGCGTCTTCATCGTGTTCAACTACGATGACGGTATTGCCCAGGTCACGCAGGTGTTCCAGAGTTTTGAGCAGACGTTCATTGTCGCGTTGATGCAGTCCGATGGATGGCTCATCCAGTACATACATGACACCGACCAGACCTGCACCAATCTGACTTGCCAGTCGGATGCGCTGGGCTTCACCACCTGAAAGAGTATCAGCACTGCGTTCAAGCGATAGGTAGTCGAGTCCTACATTGACCAGAAAACTCAGGCGTTCACGAATCTCTTTCAGAATCTTGTCGGCGATCTCGCCTTGTTTGCCTCCGAGTTCAAGCTGTTCAAAGTACTCTTTTGCCTGACCAATCGGCAGGCGTACAAGATCAGGCAGAGTGCGTTGGTCAATAAATACATGGCGCGCGTCAGCACGCAGTCGGCTGCCATTGCATGAGGGGCATGCATGCATGTTGAGATAGCGAGCCAAGTCTTCGCGTACGCTTTCGGACTCGGTTTCCCGGTAGCGCCGCTCCAGATTATTGATCACGCCTTCAAAGGGGTGCGCCTTCTTAACGCGTTCGCCTCGGTCATTACGGTAGTGAAAGTCTACGCTGTCATCACCACTGCCGTGCAGAATGATATTGCGGTGTTGTTCGCTGAGTTTCTCAAACGGGGTATCCAGATCAAAGCCGTAGTGTTGACCTACCGCCTGCAGCTGTTGGTAATAGTAGAGACTTCGCTTATCCCAGCCACGTATGGCACCCTGTGCAAGGGTCAGTGATGCGTCCTGTACCAGTTTGGCTGGATCAAAATACTGTCGTACCCCAAGACCATCACAGGCAGGGCAGGCGCCGTGGGGGTTGTTGAATGAGAACAAACGAGGCTCGAGTTCCTGAATGCTGTGGCCACAGGTCGGGCAGGCGAAACGTGCCGAAAACACCATCTCCTCCATACCCTCATCCATGGGGGCAATTCTGGCAATGCCATCGCTCAGCTCCAGAGCGGTTTCAAATGATTCTGCCAAGCGGGTTTGAAGGTCCTCTCGAACCTTGATGCGATCAACCACCACTTCAATATCGTGTTTGCGTTTCTTGTCCAGTGTTGGGGCATCATCAAGATCGACCACCAGCCGATCTATACGGGCGCGGACGAAGCCCTGGCTGCGCAGCTGGCTGATGATATGTAAGTGCTCACCCTTGCGGCCCTGTACGACGGGAGCCAACAGCATTACGCGTGTGCCTTCGGGCAGTGCGAGCACCTGATCAACCATCTGGCTGACGGTCTGTGCCGCCAGCGGCAAGTCATGTTCAGGGCAGCGCGGTTCGCCTGCTCGGGCAAAGAGCAGACGCAGGTAATCGTAAATCTCGGTGATGGTACCAACTGTCGAGCGGGGATTATGCGATGTGGATTTCTGCTCGATCGATATGGCCGGTGACAGTCCTTCGATATGGTCTACATCGGGCTTTTCCATCATCGACAGGAACTGGCGTGCATAGGTGGACAAGGATTCCACGTAGCGGCGCTGTCCTTCGGCGTAGAGAGTGTCGAAGGCGAGTGAGGACTTGCCTGATCCCGACAGCCCTGTGATGACGATCAACTGGTCGCGGGGGATATCGAGGTCAATATTTTTCAGGTTGTGGGTGCGTGCACCCCGTACCAGAATCTTGTCCATTGCGGCTCCGCCTTGGCTGGCAAAAAGGACTATTATAGAGCCTATAGCGGGACAGCAAAAACAGCTGTGCTTGTGGTATC
This DNA window, taken from Marinobacterium iners, encodes the following:
- the rpsD gene encoding 30S ribosomal protein S4; amino-acid sequence: MARYLGPKCKLSRREGTDLFLKSGVRALDSKCKAETVPGVHGARRGRLSEYGLQLREKQKVRRIYGVLERQFRGYYKEAARRKGATGENLLQLLEGRLDNVVYRMGYGSTRAEARQVVSHRQITVNGQVVNIPSYQVQAGDVVAVREKAKNQLRIKHALDLAAQRAPVEWIEVDASKMEGTFKSLPERSDLSADINEHLIVELYSK
- a CDS encoding DNA-directed RNA polymerase subunit alpha, yielding MQRSVNEFLYPRHIDVQEISKTRAKVTLEPLERGFGHTLGNALRRILLSSMPGCAISEVEIEGVLHEYSSIEGVQEDVIEILLNLKGVAIALHNGDEALLTLSKSEAGSVTAGDIQLTQDVEIANPEHVIAHLNPGAALNMQLRVTRGRGYVPADSRNSDEDETRAIGRLQLDASYSPVLRVSYAVESARVEQRTDLDKLVIDIESNGTIDPEECIRRAATILQQQLVVFVDLEDAGEQTRAEPNEPEIDPVLLRPVDDLELTVRSANCLKAEQIYYIGDLIQRTEVELLKTPNLGKKSLTEIKDVLASKGLSLGMRLENWPPASLKGDDKVAS
- the uvrA gene encoding excinuclease ABC subunit UvrA, translating into MDKILVRGARTHNLKNIDLDIPRDQLIVITGLSGSGKSSLAFDTLYAEGQRRYVESLSTYARQFLSMMEKPDVDHIEGLSPAISIEQKSTSHNPRSTVGTITEIYDYLRLLFARAGEPRCPEHDLPLAAQTVSQMVDQVLALPEGTRVMLLAPVVQGRKGEHLHIISQLRSQGFVRARIDRLVVDLDDAPTLDKKRKHDIEVVVDRIKVREDLQTRLAESFETALELSDGIARIAPMDEGMEEMVFSARFACPTCGHSIQELEPRLFSFNNPHGACPACDGLGVRQYFDPAKLVQDASLTLAQGAIRGWDKRSLYYYQQLQAVGQHYGFDLDTPFEKLSEQHRNIILHGSGDDSVDFHYRNDRGERVKKAHPFEGVINNLERRYRETESESVREDLARYLNMHACPSCNGSRLRADARHVFIDQRTLPDLVRLPIGQAKEYFEQLELGGKQGEIADKILKEIRERLSFLVNVGLDYLSLERSADTLSGGEAQRIRLASQIGAGLVGVMYVLDEPSIGLHQRDNERLLKTLEHLRDLGNTVIVVEHDEDAIRMADYLIDIGPGAGVHGGRVIAAGLPQTIMDNPESITGQYLSGKRSIAIPEQRKPVDSDRILRLIGASGNNLQKVTLEIPVGLMTCVTGVSGSGKSTLINNTLYPVAATALNHATTLDAAPYERIEGLDLFDKVIDIDQSPIGRTPRSNPATYTGIFTPIRELFSGTQEARSRGYKPGRFSFNVKGGRCEACQGDGVIKVEMHFLPDIYVPCDICKGKRYNRETLEVKYKGKSIDEVLQLTVEDAREFFDAIPALARRLQTLIDVGLSYIRLGQAATTLSGGEAQRVKLARELSKRDTGKTLYILDEPTTGLHFYDIQQLLNVLDRLRDHGNTIVVIEHNLDVIKTADWIIDLGPEGGSGGGEIIATGTPETVANVPQSHTGRFLKPMLKSV
- the rplQ gene encoding 50S ribosomal protein L17; protein product: MRHRKSGRHLNRTSAHRKAMFKNMAVSLFEHELIKTTLPKAKELRRFAEPLITLAKIDSVANRRLAFSRTRSNDAVGKLFNELGPRYAARPGGYIRILKCGYRAGDKAPMAYVELVDRPVGQTVADESAED